A portion of the Bacteroides faecium genome contains these proteins:
- a CDS encoding RagB/SusD family nutrient uptake outer membrane protein, translating to MKILRISIIVLLASLLTVSCDFLDKEPTELTLDDYFKTPEEASSFLTGTYAILSQPTFYGGDYMYLVAGDDLSHYGGSGRGPASTGLICNNATTSDNAVTNFWYLLYAGVNRANIFLENIGKVEGFSTGVKEQYIAEARFLRAFYYFNLVECWGDVPFKTASTQDVKNLDAPRTDKQEIYDFIINEMADAAENGLKSAAELSYLPGRISKSTAWGILARVYLFRAGEHFRENRAANQAEAKDYFEKASFYAQKVTAEGHGLANNYWDFFIDLCSNQYNTTANESIWEIEFAGNNTSDTQAEGRIGNLIGLAGPDLSSKSSIKGKADPGYSYAFIYSTPKLYNLYAKNGDINRFNWSITPFEYKESGGKNTGVTHREFEMGKLAQVMTQYGPKSYQYNGDIEKNKETTNYSRMCGKYRREYEADKKDKNFTSINFPVLRYADVLLMIAEAENEANNGPTDLAYTCINDVRDRAGLDDLPKNMSQTEFRQAVKDERGMELCFEYTRRFDLIRWGEFVKNMQELVPAAQSGENWNLGPTNVYTYFQVSSTYNYFPIPDAEMSTNKYITQNNPNW from the coding sequence ATGAAAATACTAAGAATATCAATCATAGTTTTACTCGCAAGTCTCCTTACTGTATCTTGCGACTTTTTGGATAAAGAACCGACCGAGCTGACTTTGGATGATTATTTCAAAACTCCCGAGGAAGCCTCCTCTTTCTTGACAGGTACTTATGCTATTCTTTCCCAACCAACCTTTTATGGCGGTGATTATATGTATCTTGTTGCAGGAGATGATTTGTCTCATTACGGCGGTAGCGGACGTGGCCCCGCCTCCACCGGTCTGATTTGTAATAACGCCACTACCAGTGATAACGCAGTCACCAACTTCTGGTATTTACTTTATGCCGGTGTCAATCGCGCAAATATCTTTTTAGAGAATATTGGCAAAGTAGAAGGTTTTTCTACGGGCGTGAAAGAACAATACATTGCCGAAGCCCGTTTTCTTCGCGCTTTCTATTATTTCAATCTTGTAGAGTGCTGGGGCGACGTACCATTTAAAACAGCTTCTACCCAAGATGTGAAGAACCTTGATGCACCGCGGACAGACAAGCAGGAAATCTATGATTTCATTATTAATGAAATGGCAGACGCTGCTGAGAATGGACTGAAATCAGCTGCCGAACTATCCTATTTACCCGGACGTATCTCAAAATCTACTGCATGGGGAATATTGGCACGTGTTTATCTCTTCCGTGCCGGAGAACATTTCCGTGAAAACCGTGCTGCCAATCAGGCAGAAGCCAAAGATTATTTTGAAAAAGCCAGTTTCTATGCTCAGAAAGTGACAGCGGAAGGACACGGATTAGCAAATAACTACTGGGATTTCTTCATAGACTTATGCTCCAACCAGTATAATACGACCGCCAATGAAAGTATCTGGGAAATTGAATTTGCCGGTAACAATACATCTGACACACAAGCGGAAGGCCGTATAGGTAATCTTATCGGTCTAGCCGGTCCCGACCTTTCATCTAAAAGCAGTATAAAAGGAAAGGCTGATCCAGGATATTCGTATGCTTTTATTTACAGTACCCCAAAATTGTATAATCTGTATGCAAAGAACGGAGACATCAACCGTTTCAACTGGAGCATCACTCCTTTTGAATATAAGGAATCAGGCGGAAAGAATACCGGAGTGACGCATCGTGAATTTGAAATGGGAAAACTAGCGCAAGTAATGACGCAATATGGTCCGAAATCTTACCAATACAATGGTGATATTGAAAAAAACAAGGAGACTACCAATTATAGCCGTATGTGTGGAAAATATCGCCGCGAATACGAAGCTGATAAAAAAGACAAGAACTTTACATCCATCAACTTCCCTGTATTGCGTTATGCAGATGTACTATTGATGATTGCAGAAGCGGAAAATGAAGCAAATAATGGGCCGACAGACCTTGCATATACTTGTATCAATGATGTCAGAGATCGTGCAGGACTGGATGACCTACCGAAGAATATGTCGCAGACGGAATTCCGTCAAGCAGTAAAAGACGAACGGGGTATGGAATTATGCTTCGAATATACCCGGCGTTTTGACCTTATCCGTTGGGGAGAGTTTGTCAAGAACATGCAAGAATTGGTACCGGCCGCACAATCCGGAGAAAACTGGAACTTAGGACCAACTAACGTATATACCTATTTCCAAGTATCCTCAACGTACAACTATTTCCCCATTCCGGATGCTGAAATGAGTACCAACAAGTACATTACACAAAACAATCCGAATTGGTAA
- a CDS encoding SusC/RagA family TonB-linked outer membrane protein yields MEKHLSTQTGKRILSSLGLILFSVSFVLAQVLVKGTVKDNLGEGVPGASVQVKGTSQGTITDLDGKFAFNVANKNATLVISFIGYVTVEQKVDTQKPMVITLKEDTKTLDEVVVVGYQEVRKRDLTGSVAKANMNDVLTAPVASFDQALGGRIAGVNVTSGEGMPGGTMNIVIRGNNSLTQENSPLFVIDGFPVEDTSASSTLNPSDIESIDFLKDASATAIYGARGANGVVIVTTKKGKVGRAQLTYDGSFGVQHITRTIPMMDAYEFVKLQNEMYPTVVAGSYLMNYEGKQWTLEDYRNIDQYNWQDEIFQTAWQQSHTLRLTGGTEGVRYNASLSYYDQDGTLLETGYKRMQGRMNTVVRRGKLNMSLTTNYSRSIQTGSTPSATSYSGMNNLFYSVWGYRPVTSPDTPLSFLMDSATDNAVDSSNDYRFNPILSLKNEYRKNYINNLQMNGFAEYEVIKGLKVKVSAGYTYDARKNDQFNNSKTRYGGPTSTDKVNAQVTRSERLTWLNENTVTYQTNIKKKHFINALAGITFQNSDYEAYAFRTTHIPNESLGMAGMSEGQASTSSSAKSSWSMLSYLGRINYNYQSKYYATASFRVDGSSKFNKDNRYGYFPSASLAWTFTEEKFMKPIKNILSNGKLRLSWGLTGNNRIGEYDYYQLLSVLKSRVGSYSPTNSIPSGVYPFENDATNAGTVPVSLQNKNLKWETTEQWNLGLDLSFFNERIGVTMDIYRKNTRDLLLAAQLPYSSGFYNATKNIGKVRNDGLELSLNTLNIKTRDFQWSSNFNISFNKNKVLALSENQTALMTAVQFDQNYNGQSSYIAKIGLPMGLMYGYVYEGTYKYDDFNKSGNSYSLKSSVPHFSTENNTQPGMPKYADLNGDGVIDSNDRTIIGRGLPIHTGGLTNDFTYKGIDLSIFFQWSYGNDIMNANRLFFESSNNRSRELNQYASYANRWTADNPTSDIPAATNSSSNRVISSRIIEDGSFLRLKNVTIGYTFPSQMTKKWKIDKARIYVAAQNLWTWTGYSGYDPEVSVRNSALTPGLDYSSYPRAYSVSFGVSLGF; encoded by the coding sequence ATGGAAAAACATTTATCCACTCAAACTGGAAAAAGGATTCTCTCCTCACTCGGATTGATCTTATTTTCTGTTTCTTTTGTACTTGCACAGGTACTTGTAAAAGGTACGGTGAAGGATAATTTAGGAGAAGGAGTGCCGGGCGCCAGCGTTCAGGTAAAAGGTACTTCACAAGGAACTATTACCGACCTTGACGGAAAATTTGCATTTAATGTGGCTAATAAGAATGCGACATTAGTCATTTCTTTCATCGGTTATGTTACTGTTGAACAGAAAGTAGATACACAGAAGCCAATGGTTATCACTTTAAAGGAAGATACCAAAACATTGGATGAAGTGGTAGTTGTAGGTTATCAGGAAGTGCGCAAACGAGATCTGACAGGTTCTGTAGCCAAAGCCAACATGAATGATGTCCTCACTGCCCCGGTTGCCTCATTCGACCAGGCCTTGGGAGGACGTATTGCCGGTGTAAATGTCACATCCGGTGAAGGTATGCCCGGTGGTACAATGAACATAGTCATCCGTGGCAACAACTCATTAACACAGGAAAACTCACCTTTATTCGTAATCGACGGCTTCCCGGTGGAAGACACTTCCGCTTCCAGTACTCTGAATCCTTCGGACATCGAATCTATTGATTTTCTGAAAGATGCTTCAGCTACAGCAATCTACGGAGCACGCGGTGCCAACGGAGTCGTAATTGTGACTACCAAAAAAGGAAAAGTGGGACGGGCACAATTGACATATGACGGTAGTTTCGGTGTGCAGCACATCACTCGCACTATTCCAATGATGGATGCTTATGAGTTTGTCAAATTACAAAATGAAATGTATCCGACAGTGGTTGCCGGTTCTTATCTTATGAATTATGAAGGTAAACAATGGACATTGGAAGATTACCGGAATATTGACCAATACAACTGGCAAGATGAAATTTTCCAAACCGCTTGGCAGCAAAGTCACACTCTACGACTGACAGGTGGTACGGAAGGAGTACGCTATAATGCTTCCCTATCTTACTACGACCAAGATGGTACATTATTGGAAACCGGATATAAACGTATGCAGGGACGTATGAACACAGTAGTACGCCGTGGCAAATTGAACATGAGCCTGACAACCAATTATTCACGTTCCATCCAGACAGGGAGCACCCCTTCCGCAACATCTTACAGTGGTATGAACAACTTGTTCTACAGTGTTTGGGGATATCGTCCCGTAACCTCTCCCGACACTCCATTAAGTTTTTTGATGGATAGCGCAACAGATAATGCAGTAGACTCAAGTAACGACTATCGTTTCAATCCTATTCTTTCACTCAAAAACGAATATCGGAAGAATTATATCAATAATCTTCAAATGAACGGTTTTGCCGAATATGAAGTCATCAAGGGGCTGAAAGTCAAAGTCTCTGCCGGATACACTTATGATGCCCGTAAAAATGACCAGTTCAACAATTCAAAGACCCGTTATGGCGGCCCGACCTCTACCGACAAGGTGAATGCACAAGTGACCCGTTCAGAACGCTTAACTTGGTTGAACGAAAACACAGTGACTTACCAGACCAACATCAAGAAGAAACATTTTATCAATGCTTTGGCTGGTATCACCTTCCAAAACTCAGATTATGAAGCTTATGCTTTCCGCACCACCCATATTCCCAACGAATCACTCGGTATGGCAGGAATGAGCGAAGGACAAGCAAGTACAAGCAGTTCCGCCAAATCATCATGGTCGATGCTTTCTTATTTGGGACGCATTAACTACAATTATCAATCCAAATATTATGCGACTGCTTCGTTCCGTGTAGACGGTTCTTCTAAATTCAACAAGGATAACAGATACGGATACTTTCCTTCTGCATCATTGGCCTGGACTTTCACTGAAGAAAAATTCATGAAACCAATCAAAAACATCTTATCAAATGGAAAGTTGCGCTTAAGTTGGGGACTCACGGGAAATAACCGCATTGGTGAATATGACTATTATCAACTACTATCCGTTCTAAAATCCAGAGTCGGTTCTTATAGCCCTACCAATTCAATACCCAGCGGTGTATATCCATTTGAAAACGATGCGACCAATGCCGGAACTGTTCCTGTTTCGTTGCAAAACAAAAATCTGAAATGGGAAACGACCGAACAATGGAACTTAGGACTCGACCTCTCATTCTTTAACGAAAGAATCGGTGTTACGATGGATATTTATCGAAAAAACACACGCGACTTATTACTTGCCGCCCAACTTCCTTACTCTTCCGGCTTCTATAATGCCACGAAGAATATCGGAAAAGTACGTAATGACGGTTTGGAACTCAGTTTGAACACATTAAATATCAAGACACGTGATTTCCAATGGTCATCCAATTTCAACATCTCTTTCAATAAGAATAAGGTACTGGCATTGTCCGAAAACCAAACAGCATTGATGACTGCCGTACAATTCGACCAGAACTACAACGGGCAATCCAGTTATATTGCCAAAATTGGTTTACCGATGGGACTTATGTACGGTTACGTTTACGAAGGCACATATAAATACGATGATTTCAACAAATCAGGAAATTCATACAGTCTGAAGTCCAGTGTCCCCCATTTCTCGACTGAGAATAACACACAACCGGGTATGCCGAAATATGCCGACCTGAACGGTGACGGTGTAATAGATTCTAATGACCGTACCATTATAGGACGCGGGCTTCCAATACATACAGGAGGATTGACCAATGACTTTACTTATAAAGGAATTGATTTGAGCATCTTCTTCCAATGGTCATATGGAAATGACATCATGAACGCCAACCGCCTGTTCTTTGAAAGTTCCAACAACCGTTCACGCGAATTGAACCAATACGCCAGCTACGCCAACCGTTGGACAGCAGACAATCCGACCAGTGACATTCCTGCCGCAACGAATTCTTCTTCCAACCGTGTTATTTCTTCACGCATCATTGAAGACGGTTCATTCTTGCGTCTGAAAAATGTAACGATAGGATACACCTTCCCCAGCCAAATGACGAAAAAATGGAAAATAGATAAAGCACGTATCTACGTTGCCGCACAGAATCTCTGGACATGGACAGGCTATTCCGGCTACGATCCCGAAGTATCTGTTCGTAACAGCGCCTTGACACCGGGATTGGATTATTCATCTTATCCGAGAGCTTATTCCGTCAGCTTCGGTGTCAGTTTAGGATTCTAA
- a CDS encoding DUF5017 domain-containing protein, whose product MKAYKLIAICAISLFFGACNDGLDEDVALDVTVNTNENVSFDGHIITVKKGTPVNFNIAGDPDFLTFFSGEEGYKYQYRERQTIDPSQIKSSSLTITLYYEYGTTDMVDSRIYISDEFTGLYKDNFVADSLLVEQYENDGIWQSMIPNEELGYAFPTKTGQAASQTYTFDMTQYLNKRVTIAIRYKGVKNTAVQSRLYFTQMHLTNELNNGSSLKFGASSFGLTPVNMKNRCNLPDQATMTTDREYGTVSGGTSGIWNLQGIGTETFYLHSSSAGNPLKYSWLVSDPLTINSCEPDQGTKVKDITQSLDSYTYTYDKVGIYNATFLARNANIDHSSTTTYNFVVNVVE is encoded by the coding sequence ATGAAAGCATATAAACTCATAGCCATCTGTGCAATAAGCCTCTTTTTCGGGGCATGTAATGACGGACTGGACGAAGATGTCGCATTGGACGTGACTGTAAATACCAATGAAAATGTGAGCTTCGACGGACATATCATCACTGTAAAGAAAGGAACTCCTGTCAACTTCAACATTGCCGGTGATCCGGACTTCCTTACATTCTTCAGCGGAGAAGAGGGATATAAATATCAATATAGAGAACGTCAAACCATTGATCCGTCACAAATCAAATCATCATCGCTAACCATCACGTTATACTACGAATATGGGACAACTGATATGGTGGACAGCAGAATTTATATATCCGATGAGTTCACCGGATTATATAAAGACAATTTCGTGGCGGACTCCTTGTTAGTGGAACAATATGAGAATGATGGTATCTGGCAATCAATGATCCCCAACGAGGAACTAGGTTATGCCTTTCCGACGAAAACAGGTCAGGCTGCATCACAAACTTATACATTCGACATGACGCAATACCTCAATAAAAGAGTTACAATTGCCATACGTTATAAAGGAGTGAAAAACACAGCGGTTCAATCACGTCTGTATTTCACCCAGATGCATCTCACCAATGAACTGAACAATGGTTCCAGCCTGAAGTTCGGTGCAAGTTCTTTCGGACTGACACCAGTAAACATGAAAAACAGATGTAACCTGCCCGACCAGGCGACGATGACTACCGACCGTGAATATGGTACGGTAAGCGGAGGAACTTCAGGAATCTGGAATTTGCAGGGTATCGGAACCGAAACATTCTACTTGCACTCATCGTCTGCAGGAAATCCTCTGAAATATAGCTGGCTCGTATCCGACCCTCTTACTATCAACTCATGCGAACCGGATCAGGGAACTAAAGTGAAAGACATCACCCAAAGCCTTGACTCTTATACGTATACCTATGACAAGGTTGGTATCTATAATGCAACTTTCCTTGCACGGAATGCCAATATTGACCATTCATCAACGACTACCTATAATTTCGTAGTCAACGTAGTGGAATAA
- a CDS encoding DUF4955 domain-containing protein, whose translation MKKVILSICTILFVALYSCDERDDLRSDIDNLKERVANLEASIEQMNTDINNYQQMVAGVILVMGYNQDELGNYTVELSNGETVNIYSGKADMNDMPLFSINASGNWAYTINGVTTELLFNNQPVNAIPETGAVGITPKMKVDANGFWLISLDNGSTWSKLGNNQIADGTQATSSASSVFSNVVVNEATGEITFTIRADNSEVTIPIYGQDFYLNIQFEGAATFGLKQIQEFIVQQANVETAVIENQTWGIKLEETKLTVTAPSTNPRGEAYEDVIYIKIFSKEGYCRVVKLPVKLLNSQIDANATTAWTEFLSGDAENVLLDFSYAGYMRGETAPPNVETLVAQGYKVYDVTDPKYGAVPNDNKSDREAFLKVLADIAGTTYNKEDDNGTIRFLKEHAKAIIYFPEGRFILQDESSKNKTIDMTMGDIVLKGAGRDRTIIEMTAANNSASESQMWNAPVMMEFKHYSTLSYITDINMDASIGSKTVSVTSTSGLKANDWICLTMANTDDDVINAELAPYKYTDINVNNGGVLDIKKNGVQIYEYHQIEKISGSSVTFKEPIMHAINKEWGWKINKYPHYENVGVEDLTFKGDAVEQFVHHKNSIHDGGFKPIDFVRLTNSWIRRVNFESVSEAMSITNSANCSAYDIKIGGKRGHSAIRSQASSRIFIGKVIENSDGYTLNKGEGDGTLGTYQTNVGQYHACGVSKQSMGAVIWNVRWGDDSCFESHATQPRATLIDCCSGGFMHWRQGGDSAQMPNHMENLTIWNFNATKVQTDADIDTGGNFSWWDTKGYWWKFMPPIVVGFHGASLNFNEDQMKRLENNRSTVEPYSLYEAQLRHRLGYVPGWLNALK comes from the coding sequence ATGAAAAAAGTAATACTATCAATATGTACAATTCTTTTCGTCGCACTTTACTCGTGCGACGAACGGGATGACTTGCGCTCCGACATTGACAATCTGAAAGAACGGGTTGCCAATCTGGAAGCAAGTATAGAACAGATGAATACGGACATCAACAACTACCAACAGATGGTAGCAGGAGTAATTCTGGTTATGGGATACAATCAAGATGAATTAGGGAATTACACCGTAGAACTCAGTAACGGAGAAACTGTAAATATTTATAGTGGAAAGGCGGATATGAACGACATGCCCCTATTCAGCATTAATGCATCAGGAAACTGGGCGTATACCATCAATGGTGTAACTACAGAACTACTTTTCAACAATCAACCGGTCAACGCTATTCCCGAAACCGGTGCTGTTGGAATTACTCCGAAAATGAAAGTGGATGCAAATGGTTTTTGGCTAATTTCACTGGACAATGGCTCAACTTGGAGCAAATTAGGAAACAATCAAATAGCTGATGGAACACAAGCCACCTCAAGTGCCAGCTCTGTTTTCAGTAACGTAGTAGTCAACGAAGCTACCGGCGAGATCACATTTACTATACGCGCAGACAACAGCGAAGTTACAATACCCATCTACGGGCAAGATTTCTATCTGAACATTCAATTTGAAGGGGCAGCCACTTTCGGCCTGAAACAGATACAGGAGTTTATTGTGCAACAAGCCAATGTAGAAACTGCCGTCATTGAGAACCAAACATGGGGAATCAAGTTGGAAGAAACAAAATTGACTGTCACCGCCCCTTCTACCAATCCTCGTGGAGAAGCATATGAAGACGTGATTTACATCAAAATATTCTCCAAAGAAGGTTATTGCCGAGTAGTTAAATTGCCGGTAAAATTACTAAATAGCCAAATTGATGCCAATGCAACCACCGCTTGGACAGAGTTCCTCAGCGGTGATGCCGAGAATGTATTGCTAGATTTCTCCTACGCAGGATATATGCGGGGAGAAACAGCTCCCCCCAATGTGGAAACATTAGTGGCGCAAGGATATAAAGTATATGACGTAACCGATCCTAAATATGGAGCAGTCCCCAATGACAACAAATCCGATCGGGAAGCTTTTTTAAAAGTGCTGGCAGATATTGCCGGCACTACTTATAACAAAGAGGATGACAACGGTACCATCCGTTTTCTGAAAGAACATGCCAAAGCTATTATCTACTTTCCGGAAGGTCGTTTCATTTTGCAAGATGAAAGTTCCAAAAATAAGACTATTGATATGACTATGGGCGACATTGTACTGAAAGGAGCCGGAAGAGACAGAACTATCATTGAGATGACCGCGGCGAACAACTCTGCAAGTGAAAGTCAGATGTGGAACGCTCCTGTCATGATGGAATTTAAACATTACAGCACTTTGAGTTACATTACTGATATCAATATGGATGCTTCGATTGGTAGCAAAACCGTCTCCGTAACTTCCACTAGTGGATTAAAGGCAAATGATTGGATATGCCTTACAATGGCAAATACTGATGACGATGTCATCAATGCAGAACTGGCTCCGTACAAATACACAGACATCAATGTAAACAATGGAGGTGTACTTGATATCAAAAAGAACGGTGTACAAATATATGAATACCATCAAATAGAAAAAATCAGTGGCAGTTCAGTCACTTTCAAAGAGCCCATCATGCATGCCATCAACAAGGAATGGGGCTGGAAAATTAACAAATACCCTCACTATGAGAACGTGGGCGTGGAAGACCTCACATTCAAAGGAGATGCAGTGGAACAATTTGTCCATCATAAAAACTCTATCCACGACGGTGGCTTCAAACCCATTGACTTTGTCCGCCTGACAAACTCATGGATACGCCGCGTCAACTTCGAGAGTGTCAGCGAAGCCATGTCCATCACCAATTCAGCCAACTGCTCAGCCTACGACATCAAAATTGGCGGTAAACGCGGTCATTCTGCCATCCGTTCACAAGCATCTTCTCGCATTTTCATCGGGAAAGTAATTGAAAACAGTGACGGCTATACCCTCAATAAAGGCGAAGGCGATGGAACATTGGGTACGTACCAGACTAATGTAGGACAATATCATGCCTGCGGTGTCTCTAAGCAGAGTATGGGAGCTGTAATCTGGAATGTAAGATGGGGAGATGATTCCTGTTTTGAATCGCATGCTACCCAACCTCGCGCTACACTGATAGACTGCTGTTCCGGTGGATTCATGCATTGGCGTCAAGGGGGAGACTCCGCCCAAATGCCTAACCACATGGAAAATTTAACCATTTGGAACTTCAACGCCACCAAAGTACAGACAGACGCTGACATTGATACCGGAGGCAACTTCTCTTGGTGGGATACAAAAGGCTATTGGTGGAAATTCATGCCACCTATTGTAGTAGGTTTCCACGGGGCATCCCTCAATTTCAATGAAGACCAAATGAAACGTTTGGAAAATAACAGGAGTACCGTAGAACCCTATTCATTATACGAAGCACAGTTACGCCACCGCTTAGGATACGTACCAGGATGGCTAAATGCATTAAAGTAA
- a CDS encoding PL29 family lyase N-terminal domain-containing protein, with protein sequence MNYFKSFLLTAFALFTLAACNTDDLRDDVDNLKGRVESLEAQINLLNDNMTAIKRLLEGGQTITEITQKNGTYTLKLSGGETVTLTQGSAGEIKYPEISVNDEGQWVVNGEVLTQNGVPVQAVGTPGNDGITPKFQLTDDGSYWQVSYDNGTSWQDVLDESGNKVSAVNNGSSGGGSTDTFFESAGIDESGDFFVIQLKGQTESISIPIVKDLLCEIMEPAEGMNKGYWEIGAGEIVSTTVKVKGDNVIVTAPAGWLATISEANENNEATLTITAPTKATTLNTRATADNSSDVTVQVNKGANWAVDKIQVKLSIIRDYYTLFEEGEDINIGGITINKNTYQDANIAVLDGTEPVLDSYFSTTMSKPVILFLSGNQEFTVTGTKAISNDLIIMARYENEKPTFKNTAANGTLRPRKGSVYLLNLHIAMEGNTTSAGFITNNDLTIENNCTNLVIDNCYFSGVQKPLYYDNKTANIYGINNISLQNNKIQLTAATVLLQLGTATNLASYKNFDFINNLMYSANAVNGQMMNCTTATDAKGEIVGNISNNTIINIIGANVYFRYQTGTSLNMNKNIFYMADAGKTSYLYSFLYENPQVPSIDVTDNIVYSPGDSKWSYYHSNSKVKIIPDGEKNQMTLHENSPITSFDYANGVFTLTDEMMTGGYGASIN encoded by the coding sequence ATGAATTACTTTAAATCATTCTTGTTAACCGCATTTGCACTGTTCACATTGGCAGCTTGCAATACAGACGATTTGAGAGACGATGTTGACAATCTGAAAGGTCGCGTGGAGTCTCTGGAAGCACAAATTAATTTGTTGAATGATAATATGACCGCAATCAAACGACTACTTGAAGGCGGACAGACTATTACAGAAATTACCCAGAAAAACGGTACCTATACATTAAAATTGAGCGGTGGAGAAACTGTAACATTGACACAAGGTTCTGCAGGAGAAATAAAATATCCGGAAATCAGCGTCAATGATGAAGGCCAATGGGTAGTAAACGGCGAAGTACTGACCCAAAACGGTGTACCCGTACAAGCCGTCGGAACTCCCGGCAATGATGGTATAACTCCCAAATTCCAACTGACGGATGATGGCAGCTACTGGCAGGTAAGTTATGACAACGGAACTAGTTGGCAGGATGTTCTTGATGAAAGTGGCAACAAAGTGTCTGCTGTAAACAATGGCTCTTCCGGTGGAGGTAGCACCGATACATTCTTCGAATCAGCAGGCATCGATGAAAGCGGAGATTTCTTCGTTATCCAACTGAAAGGACAAACTGAAAGTATTTCCATACCTATCGTTAAAGATTTGTTGTGCGAAATCATGGAGCCTGCCGAAGGGATGAATAAAGGATATTGGGAAATTGGTGCTGGTGAAATAGTCTCTACAACTGTAAAAGTAAAGGGAGATAATGTAATAGTAACTGCTCCGGCAGGGTGGTTGGCAACTATTAGTGAAGCGAATGAAAACAACGAAGCGACACTGACTATTACTGCCCCGACAAAGGCGACTACCCTGAATACACGTGCCACAGCAGACAATAGCAGTGATGTCACTGTACAAGTAAATAAAGGGGCCAACTGGGCAGTAGATAAGATTCAAGTGAAATTGAGTATTATAAGAGACTATTACACATTATTCGAAGAAGGAGAGGATATCAATATTGGTGGAATCACCATAAATAAGAATACCTACCAAGATGCCAATATAGCAGTTTTAGATGGAACAGAGCCTGTTTTAGACAGCTATTTCAGCACTACCATGTCTAAACCTGTAATCTTGTTTTTAAGTGGGAACCAAGAATTTACTGTTACTGGAACAAAAGCTATCAGTAATGATCTCATAATAATGGCAAGATATGAAAACGAAAAACCGACTTTCAAAAATACAGCGGCAAATGGTACATTAAGACCAAGAAAAGGAAGTGTATATTTACTCAACCTGCACATAGCCATGGAAGGAAACACAACTTCTGCCGGCTTCATTACCAACAACGACTTGACCATAGAAAATAATTGCACCAACCTAGTCATAGACAATTGTTATTTTAGTGGTGTACAAAAACCATTATATTATGATAATAAAACCGCTAATATATATGGTATTAATAATATAAGCCTTCAAAATAATAAAATCCAATTAACGGCTGCTACAGTATTACTCCAGTTAGGAACTGCCACCAACTTAGCCAGCTACAAGAATTTTGATTTTATAAATAATCTTATGTATTCTGCAAATGCAGTCAATGGGCAAATGATGAATTGTACTACTGCAACAGATGCTAAAGGAGAAATAGTTGGTAATATCAGCAACAATACAATTATTAATATAATAGGTGCCAATGTTTACTTTAGATATCAAACAGGAACATCTTTAAATATGAATAAGAACATTTTCTACATGGCAGATGCAGGAAAAACATCTTATCTATATAGCTTCTTGTATGAGAATCCCCAAGTTCCGTCTATTGATGTGACAGATAATATTGTCTATAGCCCTGGAGACAGTAAATGGTCATATTATCACTCCAATTCTAAAGTAAAAATAATTCCTGATGGTGAGAAAAACCAAATGACATTACACGAAAATTCACCTATTACCTCCTTTGATTATGCCAATGGTGTATTCACTCTTACTGATGAAATGATGACAGGAGGATATGGAGCATCCATTAATTAA